One window from the genome of Leuconostoc suionicum encodes:
- the dapA gene encoding 4-hydroxy-tetrahydrodipicolinate synthase, which yields MYEGINLITAIITPFTVNDEIDYESLEKLIEHLLNHGSQGFVIAGTTGESPTLSFEEKVELTKFIAKQVGNRALLIANAGSNNTKESVEAAKALSKIEHINGILAVTPYYNKPSQAGMIAHFKAIADASEKPVMLYNIPGRTVVGLTVDSVIELAQHPNINAIKETTSTEFVEAEVEGTTGFAVYTGEDAMTLSAYTVGGAGTISVASHLYGDEMSELFTAMNADNWREAARLQRYLTPRMNALFAYPSPTPVKTKLAEKGFVREAVRLPLIPLSDAEKLHLNELLEK from the coding sequence ATGTACGAAGGAATTAATTTAATTACGGCGATTATTACGCCATTTACAGTAAACGATGAGATTGATTATGAGTCATTAGAGAAATTAATTGAACACCTGTTAAATCATGGTTCGCAAGGATTTGTGATTGCAGGAACAACGGGTGAATCTCCAACGTTGTCTTTTGAAGAAAAAGTTGAGTTGACGAAGTTTATCGCAAAACAGGTTGGTAACCGTGCACTTTTAATTGCTAATGCAGGTTCCAATAATACAAAGGAATCCGTAGAAGCAGCCAAAGCTTTAAGTAAAATCGAGCATATTAACGGCATCTTAGCGGTAACACCGTATTATAATAAGCCAAGTCAAGCTGGTATGATTGCGCATTTCAAAGCTATTGCTGATGCTTCCGAAAAGCCTGTTATGTTATATAATATTCCTGGACGTACGGTGGTTGGTCTGACGGTTGATAGTGTGATTGAATTAGCTCAACATCCTAATATTAATGCAATTAAGGAAACAACATCAACTGAATTTGTTGAAGCAGAGGTAGAAGGGACCACTGGATTTGCAGTCTATACTGGTGAAGATGCAATGACTCTTTCGGCCTACACTGTCGGCGGTGCTGGAACAATTTCGGTAGCTTCACATCTTTATGGTGACGAAATGTCTGAATTGTTTACTGCTATGAATGCAGATAACTGGCGTGAAGCTGCGCGCTTGCAACGTTACCTAACGCCACGAATGAATGCTCTATTTGCCTATCCTTCCCCAACTCCAGTTAAAACAAAATTGGCTGAAAAAGGATTCGTACGTGAAGCTGTACGTCTGCCCCTTATTCCTTTAAGTGATGCAGAAAAATTACATTTGAATGAATTATTGGAGAAATAA
- the recX gene encoding recombination regulator RecX, with the protein MKKITKISIQKKAGRYNIDLDNQFAFGVAESVLIKFGLAKGRELDEELIAEIKHNDSIAKALSIALNFLSHSLHTVKQVKQKMSEKEVSESIQDEVVAQLYEQKYIDDLNYAQHYVSTKKIISPKGPNVIKMDLKQAGVSDDDIETALSDYAHEEQIEIAEKLALKSANTYKRESTRAKKQKIVQALATKGFSFDIAETVVDRVITENDDDIELENIKRQAEKSWQRYRNELPSQRIYKTKNSLYAKGYNAELINVVIRELEVSADD; encoded by the coding sequence ATGAAAAAGATAACTAAAATTTCAATTCAAAAAAAAGCGGGTCGCTATAATATTGATCTAGATAATCAATTCGCTTTTGGTGTGGCAGAAAGTGTTCTCATTAAATTTGGTTTGGCGAAAGGGCGGGAATTAGATGAAGAACTAATTGCAGAAATTAAGCATAATGATTCAATTGCCAAGGCGTTAAGCATTGCTCTTAACTTCCTTAGCCACTCATTGCACACAGTCAAACAAGTGAAACAGAAAATGAGTGAAAAAGAGGTATCTGAAAGTATTCAGGATGAAGTTGTTGCACAATTATATGAACAAAAATATATCGATGATTTAAATTATGCGCAACACTATGTTTCAACAAAAAAAATTATTAGTCCTAAGGGACCCAATGTGATCAAGATGGATTTGAAGCAGGCAGGTGTTAGTGATGATGATATCGAAACAGCTTTATCTGATTATGCTCACGAGGAGCAAATTGAAATTGCAGAGAAACTTGCTTTAAAATCTGCTAATACATACAAAAGAGAATCAACTCGTGCTAAGAAACAAAAAATTGTACAAGCTTTAGCCACAAAAGGGTTCTCTTTTGATATTGCAGAGACTGTTGTTGATAGGGTGATTACAGAAAATGACGATGACATTGAGTTAGAAAATATCAAGCGTCAAGCGGAGAAAAGCTGGCAACGCTACCGTAACGAACTACCAAGTCAAAGGATATATAAAACTAAAAATAGTTTGTATGCGAAAGGTTATAATGCCGAATTAATTAATGTGGTAATTCGTGAGTTAGAAGTATCTGCAGATGATTGA
- a CDS encoding GTP pyrophosphokinase: protein MNWDHFFIPYIQTVSELKVKLRGLRQQYEKSGEDSPIEFVTGRVKSQASIEEKIVRRHLDENRLALDLQDIAGVRIMTKYVEDIYTVVDLLRQRTDFQILEERDYVSNAKPSGYRSYHIVIEYPVQMYTGELKVLAEIQVRTMAMNFWATVEHDLRYKHGELNEDLANRLTKLSESTFALDQELSEIRAIE from the coding sequence ATGAATTGGGATCATTTTTTTATACCATATATTCAAACCGTCTCAGAGCTTAAAGTAAAATTACGTGGTTTGCGTCAGCAATACGAAAAGTCTGGTGAAGATTCACCAATTGAATTTGTAACTGGTCGTGTAAAGTCTCAAGCCTCAATTGAAGAAAAGATAGTTCGTCGACATTTAGATGAAAATCGGTTGGCTCTTGATTTACAAGATATTGCTGGGGTTCGTATTATGACTAAGTATGTTGAAGACATTTATACTGTGGTCGATTTGTTGCGTCAAAGGACGGATTTTCAAATTTTAGAAGAACGTGATTATGTCAGTAATGCTAAACCTTCGGGTTATCGTTCGTATCATATTGTGATTGAATATCCTGTCCAGATGTATACTGGAGAACTAAAGGTATTGGCTGAGATTCAAGTGCGGACAATGGCGATGAATTTTTGGGCTACTGTGGAACACGATTTACGTTATAAGCATGGGGAGTTGAACGAAGATTTAGCAAATCGACTGACTAAGCTATCTGAATCAACTTTTGCTTTAGATCAAGAACTTAGTGAGATAAGAGCAATAGAATGA
- a CDS encoding rhomboid family intramembrane serine protease gives MKALKEQYQTAPITTIIFLVTTFVFLIELVLSRGTTENSEFLINMGAKWGPYIQLKHEYWRLLAPVFLHAGFLHIVTNMITLWFIGPLVERAFGSAKFFGLYFFGGIIGNIFSYLFAPSSVSVGASTALFAMFGGLILYAIRFKEDPQVKSMGTLLGLFVILNLVTGFSSTDIDIWGHIGGLIGGMMFAVMFGFYGRSGKYAIQARLIMVAITILLIILTFWAGLRI, from the coding sequence ATGAAGGCATTAAAAGAACAATATCAAACAGCACCGATAACGACAATTATATTTTTAGTAACTACTTTTGTATTCCTAATTGAGCTTGTGTTAAGCCGCGGAACGACGGAAAATAGTGAATTTTTAATTAATATGGGTGCCAAATGGGGACCATATATCCAGTTAAAACATGAATACTGGCGATTGTTAGCACCGGTTTTTCTCCATGCTGGTTTTTTACACATTGTCACTAATATGATCACTTTATGGTTTATTGGACCACTCGTTGAACGAGCATTTGGCAGTGCAAAATTTTTTGGACTATATTTTTTTGGTGGCATTATTGGTAATATTTTTTCATATTTATTCGCGCCATCGAGTGTTTCTGTAGGTGCATCTACAGCACTTTTTGCCATGTTTGGTGGACTGATTTTATATGCCATTCGTTTTAAAGAAGATCCGCAAGTTAAGTCGATGGGAACACTGCTGGGGCTCTTTGTCATTTTGAATTTAGTCACAGGATTTTCATCAACGGATATTGATATATGGGGGCACATCGGCGGCTTAATCGGAGGAATGATGTTTGCGGTAATGTTTGGTTTCTATGGGCGCAGTGGAAAATACGCTATTCAAGCGCGCTTAATCATGGTGGCTATAACAATATTGCTGATTATTTTAACTTTTTGGGCAGGTTTAAGGATATGA
- the dapD gene encoding 2,3,4,5-tetrahydropyridine-2,6-dicarboxylate N-acetyltransferase produces the protein MAENEAQKLINFIANAKKITPVKVTYKGTLATNVPDTVQQFGNESFGQLIGDWSEIESLIKNLPSEDVFIENDSRNSAVPLLDKKEVNARIEPGAIIRDQVEIGDNAVIMLGAVINIGAEIGANTMIDMGAVLGGRAIVGENSHIGAGAVLAGVIEPASAQPVRIGNNVLVGANAVVIEGVQVGDGAVVAAGAIVTKDVPANTVVAGVPAKVIKEIDSKTQQKTALIDALRGL, from the coding sequence ATGGCTGAAAACGAAGCACAAAAATTAATTAACTTCATTGCAAATGCAAAAAAAATTACCCCAGTAAAGGTTACATATAAAGGTACATTGGCAACTAACGTTCCAGATACTGTGCAACAATTTGGAAATGAGTCATTTGGACAATTAATTGGCGACTGGTCTGAAATTGAATCGTTAATTAAGAACCTACCATCAGAGGATGTGTTTATTGAAAATGATTCACGTAATTCAGCCGTTCCTTTACTTGATAAAAAAGAAGTTAATGCTCGAATTGAACCAGGCGCCATTATTCGCGATCAAGTTGAAATTGGTGACAATGCTGTGATTATGTTGGGCGCAGTGATTAATATCGGTGCAGAGATTGGTGCTAACACAATGATTGATATGGGTGCCGTACTTGGTGGTCGTGCCATCGTTGGTGAAAATTCTCATATTGGTGCTGGCGCGGTATTAGCTGGTGTGATTGAGCCAGCATCTGCTCAACCTGTTCGCATTGGTAATAACGTTCTAGTTGGCGCCAATGCCGTTGTTATTGAAGGCGTACAGGTCGGTGATGGCGCAGTAGTTGCGGCTGGAGCAATCGTCACAAAGGATGTACCAGCGAATACAGTAGTTGCGGGTGTTCCTGCAAAAGTCATTAAGGAGATTGATTCGAAGACGCAACAAAAGACTGCGTTAATTGACGCATTGAGAGGCTTATGA
- a CDS encoding NAD kinase, translated as MKIAIFNNHAEHSVIIAKKLILAMKKNNVDIDDRNPDIVVSVGGDGTLLGAFQKYVDQTESVRFVGLHTGHLGFYTDWLSTELDQFVDSLIHDNGQKVSYPLLELTVVRTSGESYKFLALNEAVIKQPIGTLVADIYLGGHAFERFRGDGIAVATPTGSTAYNKANGGAVLHPSLTAIQMSEIASINNRVFRTLGSPLIVPQDQEIVMKPKSDHFLVMYDQEEIKGHNITELRFKVSEKSVHFAQYRHVDFWRRVQNAFISEIE; from the coding sequence ATGAAAATCGCAATTTTCAATAATCATGCTGAACATAGCGTGATTATTGCCAAAAAATTAATACTGGCAATGAAAAAAAACAATGTCGATATTGATGATAGAAATCCGGATATTGTCGTTTCCGTTGGTGGGGATGGCACGCTTTTGGGCGCTTTTCAAAAGTATGTTGATCAAACAGAAAGCGTACGTTTTGTTGGCCTTCATACAGGCCATTTGGGTTTTTATACGGATTGGTTAAGCACAGAGCTTGACCAGTTTGTTGATAGTTTAATCCATGATAACGGACAAAAAGTTAGTTACCCACTACTCGAACTGACTGTTGTGAGAACTAGTGGTGAATCTTACAAGTTTTTAGCGCTTAATGAAGCGGTTATAAAGCAACCTATTGGCACTTTAGTTGCCGATATATATTTAGGTGGCCACGCTTTTGAGCGTTTTCGTGGAGATGGTATTGCTGTTGCAACGCCAACTGGATCAACAGCTTATAATAAGGCTAATGGTGGTGCAGTACTGCATCCGAGCTTGACAGCAATTCAAATGTCTGAAATAGCCTCAATTAATAACCGAGTATTTCGAACATTGGGTTCACCGCTAATTGTGCCACAAGATCAAGAAATTGTTATGAAGCCAAAAAGCGATCATTTTTTGGTCATGTATGACCAAGAAGAAATTAAGGGGCACAATATTACTGAACTACGCTTTAAGGTCTCCGAAAAAAGCGTCCATTTTGCTCAATATCGGCATGTGGATTTTTGGCGACGTGTACAGAATGCCTTTATCAGTGAAATTGAATAA
- a CDS encoding YqgQ family protein, whose amino-acid sequence MKTFYDVLQYLKEFGVYIHVGKRLWDIELAALEVDNLYKTDILNAKDYATIKLILSHEHTMEVENPSD is encoded by the coding sequence ATGAAAACATTTTATGATGTATTACAGTATTTAAAGGAATTCGGTGTGTATATTCACGTTGGTAAGCGTCTGTGGGATATTGAATTAGCAGCACTAGAAGTAGATAATCTCTACAAAACTGACATTCTAAATGCAAAAGATTACGCAACAATTAAGTTAATTTTATCACATGAACACACAATGGAAGTCGAAAATCCAAGTGATTGA
- a CDS encoding DsbA family protein, whose product MLSIYHFDTPLSDNCLITEQYLQKISQQIHRSHHLFFVPLINEPILQMIKDDNSTCADEPTDKASLVYRLTLDFKAAQIEGNKKARALLINLQEALTIGHQKYSRNLVINIAKKVGINITDFLYNRNSKETIQAILEDQQLAHGMMPKIQATVAIDDAVDLKTQILTDFSVNDLLPAFLPHISDDDASEKSAEASVNLA is encoded by the coding sequence ATGCTATCTATATATCATTTCGATACGCCACTGTCCGATAATTGCTTAATTACAGAGCAATATCTACAAAAAATTAGTCAACAAATTCATCGTTCACATCATCTGTTTTTTGTGCCTTTAATCAATGAACCAATTTTGCAAATGATTAAAGATGATAATTCAACATGTGCTGATGAACCAACAGACAAAGCCAGCTTAGTCTATCGACTCACTCTCGACTTCAAAGCTGCTCAAATTGAAGGTAATAAAAAAGCGCGGGCTTTACTTATTAATCTACAAGAAGCGCTAACGATTGGTCATCAAAAATACTCACGTAACTTAGTAATCAATATTGCTAAAAAAGTGGGTATCAACATTACCGACTTTCTGTATAATCGTAATTCAAAAGAAACAATACAGGCCATACTAGAAGATCAACAACTAGCTCACGGTATGATGCCAAAGATTCAGGCTACGGTAGCAATTGATGATGCAGTCGATTTAAAAACGCAAATTTTGACTGATTTCTCTGTTAATGATTTGCTACCAGCATTTTTACCCCACATATCAGATGATGATGCATCAGAAAAAAGTGCAGAAGCATCAGTTAATTTAGCATGA
- the dapB gene encoding 4-hydroxy-tetrahydrodipicolinate reductase produces MTKIILAGGFGKLGQAIQDNLSEEYEIVGIVSGHQHESKVPVWTSLSDINVTADIWLDVSTPATVFDNAMYAIEHNMPLVIGATGLSDEQVATLREQSSKGVLIVPNFSLSAVLLMQFSQLAAKYFPDAEIIEAHNPKKIDAPSGTAKQTAKLIAKARIEEPTSTKLAPARGEQIDRVPVHAVRLPGYIAQQSVYFGGVDEQLTLTQSTTSRSAFVPGVIRAIEAVKNIDGVVIGLDQII; encoded by the coding sequence ATGACAAAAATAATTTTAGCTGGTGGTTTTGGTAAATTAGGCCAAGCTATTCAAGATAACTTGAGTGAAGAATATGAAATTGTTGGTATTGTGAGTGGTCATCAACATGAGAGTAAGGTACCTGTGTGGACCTCCTTATCAGATATTAATGTGACAGCAGATATTTGGCTGGATGTCAGTACCCCAGCAACTGTATTTGACAATGCAATGTACGCAATCGAGCATAACATGCCACTAGTGATTGGTGCGACTGGTCTGTCTGATGAACAAGTAGCAACACTGCGTGAACAGTCATCAAAAGGCGTTTTAATTGTACCAAACTTTAGTTTATCAGCTGTTTTGTTAATGCAATTTTCACAGTTAGCGGCCAAATATTTTCCTGATGCAGAAATTATTGAAGCGCACAATCCTAAAAAGATAGATGCACCATCTGGAACGGCTAAGCAAACAGCAAAATTGATTGCAAAAGCTCGTATTGAGGAACCTACATCAACAAAATTAGCGCCAGCTCGCGGTGAACAAATTGATCGTGTGCCAGTCCATGCTGTACGGTTGCCTGGCTATATCGCACAGCAAAGTGTTTATTTTGGTGGTGTGGATGAGCAATTAACGCTGACCCAAAGTACAACAAGTCGATCAGCCTTCGTACCAGGTGTAATTCGCGCTATAGAAGCTGTGAAAAATATAGACGGTGTGGTCATCGGGCTAGATCAAATTATTTAA
- the ntdP gene encoding nucleoside tri-diphosphate phosphatase → MNVDRPSRGPREGDFITIKSYKHDGSLHRTWRDTMVLKTSENSIIGLNDHTLVTEDDGRRWVTREPAIVYFHKKYWFNIIAMIRDNGVSYYCNLASPYVLDKEALKYIDYDLDIKVFPDGVKHLLDADEYAAHSKKWHYPPEIDKILKAHVKILVDWINEGSGPFSQGYVDVWYTRYQYLMQQRLKDRR, encoded by the coding sequence ATGAACGTTGATAGACCCAGTCGTGGACCACGAGAAGGTGACTTCATCACGATCAAAAGCTATAAGCATGATGGCTCGTTGCATCGAACTTGGCGCGATACCATGGTACTAAAGACCAGTGAAAATTCTATCATTGGCCTAAACGATCACACTTTGGTAACGGAAGATGATGGTAGACGATGGGTTACCAGAGAACCTGCTATTGTTTATTTCCATAAGAAATATTGGTTTAACATTATTGCGATGATTCGCGATAATGGTGTGTCGTATTATTGTAATTTAGCTTCTCCCTATGTACTCGACAAAGAGGCGCTAAAATATATTGACTACGATTTAGATATTAAAGTTTTTCCTGATGGTGTCAAGCATTTACTGGATGCAGATGAATATGCGGCTCACAGTAAAAAGTGGCACTACCCACCAGAAATCGATAAAATTTTGAAAGCTCATGTCAAAATTTTGGTTGATTGGATAAACGAAGGTTCTGGACCATTCTCACAAGGATATGTTGACGTTTGGTATACACGATATCAATATTTGATGCAACAGCGGTTAAAAGATCGTCGTTGA
- the lysA gene encoding diaminopimelate decarboxylase — protein sequence MTYPTNEKQHLTVDGVDTIELAKTYGTPLAVYDVTLIRKTMRAFKRIFEQENVPYVVSYAGKAFATKAIYQVAAQENIHADVVSGGELYTAIKADFPTQHLSFNGNNKSYDELVMAVENGVGTIIVDNFLELQLLSEITAEKNVIQDILLRISPGISAHTHEFISTGQQDSKFGFDLQTGQAKQAYDIAIKDNHLHLRGLHAHIGSQIFDVTGFEKNAALLADTAYSWGWQPEVINTGGGFGIRYTDEDQPLPESDFADAIIRVLKEKATQYNWAMPEIWIEPGRSIVGPAGQTLYTVGSRKDIPGIRNYLAVDGGMGDNIRPALYQANYEAVLANQPNAKSEEIVRIAGKYCESGDVLVWQEELPATKPGDILSVLATGAYGYAMASNYNRNPRPAVVFVENGQHQVVVERETFEHMISLDQDYTLGDK from the coding sequence ATGACGTATCCAACAAATGAAAAGCAACATCTGACGGTTGATGGTGTTGATACAATCGAACTGGCAAAGACATATGGCACGCCGTTAGCAGTTTATGATGTAACACTTATTCGTAAGACAATGAGGGCGTTCAAGCGCATCTTTGAACAAGAAAACGTCCCATATGTAGTAAGTTATGCTGGCAAAGCTTTTGCTACTAAAGCAATATATCAAGTGGCAGCTCAAGAAAATATTCACGCTGATGTCGTGTCTGGTGGGGAATTATACACAGCAATTAAAGCTGATTTTCCAACTCAGCATCTTAGTTTTAATGGTAATAATAAGAGTTATGATGAACTCGTGATGGCCGTTGAAAATGGTGTGGGAACAATTATTGTTGATAATTTTCTTGAGTTACAACTACTGTCAGAAATTACGGCGGAAAAAAATGTTATTCAAGATATTTTACTACGTATTTCACCAGGAATTTCAGCTCATACTCATGAATTTATTAGTACTGGTCAACAAGATAGTAAATTCGGCTTTGATTTACAAACGGGCCAAGCGAAACAGGCCTATGATATTGCAATAAAAGATAACCATCTTCATTTGCGTGGCTTACATGCGCATATTGGATCTCAAATATTTGATGTGACTGGATTTGAGAAAAATGCAGCACTATTAGCAGACACTGCTTACTCATGGGGATGGCAACCAGAAGTCATTAATACTGGCGGTGGATTTGGTATTCGTTATACCGATGAGGATCAACCTTTGCCAGAAAGCGATTTTGCTGATGCTATTATCCGTGTTTTGAAAGAAAAGGCTACACAGTACAATTGGGCAATGCCAGAAATATGGATTGAACCTGGTCGTTCGATTGTCGGGCCAGCCGGACAAACCCTATATACAGTTGGATCGCGTAAGGATATTCCAGGGATTAGAAATTACTTGGCTGTAGATGGTGGTATGGGAGATAACATTCGTCCAGCACTTTATCAGGCAAATTACGAAGCGGTTTTAGCCAATCAACCAAATGCTAAAAGTGAAGAGATTGTGCGAATTGCTGGTAAATATTGTGAGTCTGGTGATGTATTGGTTTGGCAGGAAGAATTGCCGGCGACAAAGCCGGGTGATATTTTATCTGTACTTGCAACAGGCGCGTACGGTTACGCAATGGCTTCAAATTATAACCGAAATCCACGACCGGCCGTTGTCTTCGTGGAAAATGGTCAACATCAAGTCGTTGTTGAACGTGAAACTTTTGAACATATGATCAGTTTAGATCAGGATTATACTCTAGGAGATAAATAA
- a CDS encoding N-acetyldiaminopimelate deacetylase translates to MPVSEEDLKTYRRDLHKIPELALAEFKTHRYLLEKIQSWQTNFMTIRQVEKLPTALLVKFSGTDPIRTIGYRADIDALPVTEDTGLPFESTHKGVMHACGHDVHMSLALGLVQYFSEHQPKDNLIIFFQPAEESKSGGKLAVDLGIFEGDWHPDEFYGIHDQPNLPAGTLSTLAGTLFAGTAELEIDIYGQGGHAAYPHLGKDPIVISAELIMLLQTVVSRDVDPIEGGVVSLGMISGGFTNNVIPDTVHLAGTVRSMTKDGLDKMTTRIRQIVEGVALANDVKINVRLETGSYLPVENNPKLANNLLSFMEQRQDIAFEEAKPAMTGEDFGYILQHIPGVMLWLGVNDNHSLHSAKLNIDEAALLPGFNALKDFIEWRMSQGE, encoded by the coding sequence ATGCCAGTTAGTGAAGAAGATTTAAAAACCTATCGGCGTGATTTACATAAAATTCCAGAACTTGCTTTAGCGGAATTTAAAACTCATCGTTATTTGCTAGAAAAAATTCAATCTTGGCAAACTAATTTTATGACAATACGTCAAGTAGAAAAATTACCTACTGCATTGCTCGTGAAATTTTCTGGGACTGACCCAATTCGGACGATAGGATATCGTGCTGATATTGATGCGCTGCCAGTGACAGAAGATACTGGCTTGCCATTTGAATCAACACATAAAGGTGTTATGCATGCATGTGGTCATGATGTTCACATGTCCTTAGCTTTGGGATTGGTTCAGTATTTTAGCGAGCATCAACCTAAAGACAATTTAATTATCTTTTTCCAACCAGCTGAAGAGTCAAAAAGTGGTGGCAAATTAGCTGTTGATTTGGGAATCTTTGAAGGTGACTGGCATCCTGATGAATTTTACGGTATTCATGATCAGCCTAATTTACCTGCTGGAACATTGAGTACATTAGCGGGCACCTTATTTGCCGGAACAGCCGAGCTCGAAATTGACATCTATGGGCAAGGTGGTCATGCGGCTTATCCCCACTTAGGTAAGGATCCAATTGTCATTTCGGCTGAATTAATTATGTTGTTACAAACTGTTGTATCGCGTGACGTTGATCCAATAGAAGGTGGTGTAGTGAGTCTTGGAATGATTAGCGGCGGCTTTACAAATAATGTTATTCCAGACACGGTACATCTTGCCGGAACAGTTCGTAGCATGACTAAAGATGGATTGGATAAAATGACAACACGAATTCGACAAATAGTTGAAGGTGTGGCGTTGGCAAATGATGTCAAGATTAATGTTCGCCTTGAAACAGGAAGTTATTTGCCTGTTGAAAACAATCCCAAATTAGCTAACAATTTACTGAGTTTCATGGAACAGCGTCAAGACATTGCTTTTGAAGAAGCAAAACCTGCGATGACAGGTGAGGATTTTGGTTACATATTGCAACATATTCCTGGTGTCATGCTTTGGCTGGGTGTTAATGACAATCATTCACTGCACAGTGCCAAGTTAAACATCGATGAAGCAGCTTTGTTGCCAGGATTTAATGCTTTGAAAGATTTTATTGAGTGGCGAATGTCACAAGGAGAATAA
- a CDS encoding ROK family glucokinase yields the protein MAKDKLIGVDLGGTTIKFAILTDQGEIQQKWSIKTNILDDGAHIVPDIVESINHHLDLYQLDKERIIGIGMGTPGTVNREMGTVTGAFNLNWKTEQPVKADIESGTGFTLTIDNDANAAALGEAWKGAGNNDDDVSFITLGTGVGGGLLANGKLIHGTVGAGGEVGHMIVEPDGYLCTCGNRGCLEQYASATGVVHLAQNIAEEYVGSSKLKKMIDNGEEVTSKIVFDLAKQGDFLANKVVDKVAYYLGYATAIMSNILNPSAVVIGGGVAAAGEFLRARVEEHWTKFAFPTVRHSTRVKLAELGNDAGVIGAASLARITA from the coding sequence ATGGCAAAAGATAAACTTATTGGCGTTGATCTTGGTGGTACAACTATCAAGTTTGCAATTTTGACTGATCAAGGTGAAATTCAACAAAAGTGGTCAATTAAAACAAACATTTTGGATGATGGTGCACACATTGTTCCAGATATTGTTGAATCCATTAATCATCATTTAGACTTATACCAATTGGATAAAGAACGTATTATTGGTATTGGTATGGGAACACCAGGAACTGTTAACCGTGAAATGGGTACAGTCACAGGTGCTTTTAACTTAAATTGGAAAACAGAGCAACCTGTCAAGGCAGATATTGAGTCAGGAACTGGATTTACTCTGACAATTGATAACGATGCTAACGCTGCTGCTCTTGGCGAAGCATGGAAGGGCGCTGGTAATAATGATGATGATGTTTCATTCATTACCTTAGGAACTGGTGTCGGTGGTGGATTGTTAGCCAATGGTAAGCTAATCCACGGTACAGTTGGGGCAGGCGGAGAAGTCGGCCACATGATTGTTGAACCTGATGGATACTTGTGCACATGTGGTAATCGTGGCTGCTTAGAACAATATGCTTCAGCTACCGGTGTTGTTCATTTGGCACAAAATATTGCTGAAGAATATGTAGGTAGTTCAAAATTAAAGAAGATGATCGACAATGGTGAAGAAGTCACATCAAAAATTGTCTTTGATTTAGCAAAACAGGGCGACTTTTTGGCAAATAAAGTTGTTGACAAAGTGGCTTACTATTTGGGTTATGCCACAGCTATTATGTCTAATATCTTGAATCCATCAGCTGTTGTTATCGGTGGTGGTGTTGCTGCTGCTGGCGAGTTCTTGCGTGCACGTGTTGAAGAACATTGGACTAAGTTTGCTTTTCCAACAGTCCGTCACTCTACACGTGTCAAGTTAGCAGAGTTGGGTAACGATGCTGGTGTGATTGGCGCGGCGAGTCTAGCTCGAATAACTGCTTAA